A genomic window from Macaca mulatta isolate MMU2019108-1 chromosome 19, T2T-MMU8v2.0, whole genome shotgun sequence includes:
- the LMTK3 gene encoding serine/threonine-protein kinase LMTK3 isoform X4, whose amino-acid sequence MEFCQLGDLKRYLRAQRPPEGLSPELPPRDLRTLQRMGLEIARGLAHLHSHNYVHSDLALRNCLLTSDLTVRIGDYGLAHSNYKEDYYLTPERLWIPLRWAAPELLGELHGTFMVVDQSRESNIWSLGVTLWELFEFGAQPYRHLSDEEVLAFVVRQQHVKLARPRLKLPYADYWYDILQSCWRPPAQRPSASDLQLQLTYLLSERPPRPPPPPPPPRDGPFPWPWPPAHSAPRPGTLSSPFPLLDGFPGADPDDVLTVTESSRGLNLECLWEKARRGAGRGGGAPAWQPASAPPAPHANPSNPFYEALSTPSVLPVISARSPSVSSEYYIRLEEHGSPPEPLFPNDWDPLDPGVPAPQAPQAPSEVPQLVSETWASPLFPAPRPFPAQSSASGSFLLSGWDPEGRGAGETLAGDPAEVLGERGTAPWVEEEEEEEEGSSPGEDSSSLGGGPSRRGPLPCPLCSREGACSCLPLERGDAVAGWGGHPALGCPHPPEDDSSLRAERGSLADLPMAPPASAPPEFLDPLMGAAAPQYPGRGPPPAPPPPPPPPRAPADPAASPDPPSAVASPGSGLSSPGPKPGDSGYETETPFSPEGAFPGGGAAEEEGVPRPRAPPEPPDPGAPRPPPDPGPLPLTGPREKPTFVVQVSTEQLLMSLREDVTRNLLGEKGATARETGPRKAGRGPGNREKVPGLNRDPTALGNGKQAPSPSLPVNGVTVLENGDQRAPGIEEKAGIEQKAAENGALGSPEREEKVLENGELTPPRREEKVLENGELRSPEAGEKVLVNGGLTPPKSEDKVSENGGLRFPRNTERPPETGPWRAPGPWEKTPESWGPAPTIGEPAPETSLERAPAPSAVASSRNGGETAPGPLGPAPKNGTLEPGTERKAPETGGAPRAPGAGRLDLGSGGRAPVGTGTAPGGGPGSGVDAKAGWVDYTRPQPPPPPLPPPPEAQPRRLEPAPPRARPEVAPEGEPGAPDSRAGGDTAPSGDGDPPKPERKGPEMPRLFLDLGPPQGNSEQIKARLSRLSLALPPLTLTPFPGPGPRRPPWEGADAGAAGGEAGGAGAPGPAEEDGEDEDEDEEEDEEAAASGAAAGPRGPGRARAAPVPVVVSSADADAARPLRGLLKSPRGADEPEDSELERKRKMVSFHGDVTVYLFDQETPTNELSVQGPPEGDTDPSTPPAPPTPPHPATPGDGFPSNDSGFGGSFEWAEDFPLLPPPGPPLCFSRFSVSPALETPGPPARAPDARPAGPVEN is encoded by the exons ATGGAGTTCTGTCAACTG GGGGACCTGAAGCGTTACCTCCGAGCCCAGCGGCCCCCCGAGGGCCTGTCTCCTGAGCTACCCCCTCGAGACCTGCGGACGCTGCAGAGGATGGGCCTGGAGATCGCCCGCGGGCTGGCGCACCTGCATTCCCACAACTACGTGCACAG CGACCTGGCCCTGCGCAACTGCCTGCTGACCTCTGACCTGACCGTGCGCATCGGAGACTACGGGCTGGCCCACAGCAACTACAAG GAGGATTACTACCTGACCCCAGAGCGCCTGTGGATCCCGCTGCGCTGGGCGGCGCCTGAGCTCCTCGGGGAGCTCCACGGGACCTTCATGGTGGTGGACCAGAGCCGCGAGAGCAACATCTG gTCCCTGGGGGTGACCCTGTGGGAGCTGTTTGAGTTTGGGGCCCAACCCTACCGCCACCTGTCAGACGAGGAGGTCCTCGCCTTCGTGGTCCGCCAGCAGCACGTGAAGCTGGCCCGGCCGAGGCTCAAGCTGCCCTATGCGGACTACTG GTATGACATCCTTCAGTCCTGCTGGCGGCCACCTGCCCAGCGCCCTTCAGCCTCTGATCTCCAATTGCAGCTCACCTACTTGCTCTCCGAGCGGCCCCCCCggcccccaccgccgccacctCCACCCCGAGATGGTCCTTTCCCCTGGCCCTGGCCCCCTGCACACAGTGCACCTCGCCCGGGGACCCTCTCCTCGCCATTCCCCCTACTGGATGGCTTCCCTGGAGCCGACCCTGATGATGTGCTCACGGTCACCGAGAGCAGCCGCGGCCTCAACCTCGAGTGCCTGTGGGAGAAGGCCCGGCGTGGGGccgggcggggtgggggggcacCTGCCTGGCAGCCGGCGTCGGCCCCCCCGGCCCCCCACGCCAACCCCTCCAACCCGTTCTATGAGGCGCTGTCCACGCCCAGCGTGCTGCCTGTCATCAGTGCCCGCAGCCCCTCTGTGAGCAGCGAGTACTACATCCGCCTGGAGGAGCACGGCTCCCCTCCTGAGCCCCTCTTCCCCAACGACTGGGACCCCCTGGACCCAGGAGTGCCTGCCCCTCAGGCCCCCCAGGCCCCCTCCGAGGTCCCCCAGCTGGTGTCCGAGACCTGGGCCTCCCCCCTCTTCCCTGCACCCCGGCCCTTCCCAGCCCAGTCCTCAGCATCAGGCAGCTTCCTGCTGAGCGGCTGGGACCCCGAGGGCCGGGGCGCCGGGGAGACCCTGGCGGGAGACCCTGCCGAGGTCCTGGGGGAGCGGGGGACCGCCCCGTGggtggaagaagaagaggaggaggaggagggcagctCCCCAGGGGAAGACAGCAGCAGCCTTGGAGGTGGCCCAAGCCGCAGGGGTCCCCTACCCTGTCCTCTGTGCAGCCGCGAGGGGGCCTGCTCCTGCCTGCCACTGGAGCGGGGGGACGCCGTAGCAGGCTGGGGGGGCCACCCTGCTCTTGGCTGCCCCCACCCCCCCGAGGACGACTCCTCGCTGCGGGCAGAGCGGGGTTCCCTGGCCGACTTGCCCATGGCCccccccgcctcggccccccCCGAGTTTCTGGACCCCCTCATGGGGGCGGCGGCGCCCCAGTACCCCGGGCGGGGGCCACCTCCCGCTCCCCCCCCCCCGCCGCCACCTCCTCGGGCCCCCGCGGACCCGGCCGCGTCCCCCGACCCCCCTTCGGCCGTGGCCAGTCCCGGTTCAGGCCTCTCGTCGCCGGGCCCCAAGCCGGGGGACAGCGGCTACGAGACCGAGACCCCTTTTTCCCCCGAGGGAGCCTTCCCAGGTGGGGGGGCGGCCGAGGAGGAAGGGGTCCCTCGGCCGCGGGCTCCCCCCGAGCCACCCGACCCAGGAGCGCCCCGGCCACCTCCAGATCCGGGTCCGCTCCCGCTCACGGGGCCCCGGGAGAAGCCGACCTTCGTGGTTCAAGTGAGCACCGAGCAGCTGCTGATGTCCCTGCGGGAGGATGTGACAAGGAACCTCCTGGGGGAGAAGGGGGCGACAGCCCGGGAGACAGGACCCAGGAAGGCGGGGAGAGGCCCCGGGAACAGAGAGAAAGTCCCGGGCCTGAACAGGGACCCGACAGCCCTGGGCAACGGGAAACAAGCCCCAAGCCCGAGCCTCCCAGTGAACGGGGTGACAGTGCTGGAGAACGGGGACCAGAGAGCCCCGGGCATCGAGGAGAAGGCAGGCATCGAGCAGAAGGCGGCGGAGAATGGGGCCCTGGGGTCCCCcgagagagaagagaaagtgcTGGAGAATGGGGAGCTGACACCCccaaggagggaggagaaagtgCTGGAGAATGGGGAGCTGAGGTCCCCAGAGGCCGGGGAGAAGGTGCTGGTGAATGGGGGCCTGACACCCCCAAAGAGCGAGGACAAGGTGTCAGAGAATGGGGGCCTGAGATTCCCCAGGAACACGGAGAGGCCACCAGAGACTGGGCCTTGGAGAGCCCCAGGGCCCTGGGAGAAGACGCCCGAGAGTTGGGGTCCAGCCCCCACGATCGGGGAGCCAGCCCCAGAGACCTCTCTGGAgagagcccctgcacccagcgcAGTGGCCTCCTCCCGGAACGGCGGGGAGACAGCCCCTGGCCCCCTTGGCCCAGCCCCCAAGAACGGGACGCTGGAACCCGGGACCGAGAGGAAAGCCCCCGAGACTGGGGGGGCGCCGAGAGCCCCAGGGGCTGGGAGGCTGGACCTCGGGAGTGGGGGCCGAGCCCCAGTGGGCACGGGGACGGCCCCCGGCGGCGGCCCCGGAAGCGGCGTGGACGCAAAGGCCGGATGGGTAGACTACACGAGGCCGCAGCCACCACCGCCACCGCTGCCACCGCCACCGGAGGCACAGCCGAGGAGGCTGGAGCCAGCGCCCCCGAGAGCCAGGCCGGAGGTGGCCCCCGAGGGAGAGCCCGGGGCCCCAGACAGCAGGGCCGGCGGAGACACGGCACCCAGCGGAGACGGGGACCCCCCCAAGCCCGAGAGGAAGGGCCCCGAGATGCCACGACTATTCTTGGACTTGGGACCCCCTCAGGGGAACAGCGAGCAGATCAAAG CCAGGCTCTCCCGGCTCTCGCTGGCGCTGCCGCCGCTCACGCTCACGCCGTTCCCGGGGCCGGGCCCGCGGCGGCCCCCGTGGGAGGGCGCGGACGCCGGGGCGGCTGGCGGGGAGGCCGGCGGGGCGGGGGCGCCGGGGCCGGCGGAGGAGGACGGGGAGGACGAGGacgaggacgaggaggaggacgaggaggcgGCGGCGTCGGGCGCGGCGGCGGGGCCGCGGGGCCCCGGGAGGGCGCGAGCAGCCCCGGTGCCCGTCGTGGTGAGCAGCGCCGACGCGGACGCGGCCCGCCCGCTGCGGGGGCTGCTCAAGTCTCCGCGCGGGGCCGACGAGCCAGAGGACAGCGAGCTGGAGAGGAAGCGCAAGATGGTCTCCTTCCACGGGGACGTGACCGTCTACCTCTTCGACCAG GAGACGCCAACCAACGAGCTGAGCGTCCAGGGCCCCCCCGAGGGGGACACGGACCCGTCAACGCCTCCAGCGCCCCCGACGCCTCCCCACCCCGCCACCCCCGGAGATGGGTTTCCCAGCAACGACAGCGGCTTTG GAGGCAGTTTCGAGTGGGCGGAGGatttccccctcctcccccctccagGCCCCCCGCTGTGCTTCTCCCGCTTCTCCGTCTCGCCTGCGCTGGAGACCCCGGGGCCACCCGCCCGGGCCCCCGACGCCCGGCCCGCAG GCCCCGTGGAGAACTGA
- the LMTK3 gene encoding serine/threonine-protein kinase LMTK3 isoform X2, giving the protein MERSAPRVGVRASGRHHLHLPAILDKMPAPGALILLAAVSASGCLASPAHPDGFALGRAPLAPPYAVVLISCSGLLAFIFLLLTCLCCKRGDVGFKEFENPEGEDCSGEYTPPAEETSSSQSLPDVYILPLAEVSLPMPAPQPSHSDMTTPLGLSRQHLSYLQEIGSGWFGKVILGEIFSDYTPAQVVVKELRASAGPLEQRKFISEAQPYRSLQHPNVLQCLGLCVETLPFLLIMEFCQLGDLKRYLRAQRPPEGLSPELPPRDLRTLQRMGLEIARGLAHLHSHNYVHSDLALRNCLLTSDLTVRIGDYGLAHSNYKEDYYLTPERLWIPLRWAAPELLGELHGTFMVVDQSRESNIWSLGVTLWELFEFGAQPYRHLSDEEVLAFVVRQQHVKLARPRLKLPYADYWYDILQSCWRPPAQRPSASDLQLQLTYLLSERPPRPPPPPPPPRDGPFPWPWPPAHSAPRPGTLSSPFPLLDGFPGADPDDVLTVTESSRGLNLECLWEKARRGAGRGGGAPAWQPASAPPAPHANPSNPFYEALSTPSVLPVISARSPSVSSEYYIRLEEHGSPPEPLFPNDWDPLDPGVPAPQAPQAPSEVPQLVSETWASPLFPAPRPFPAQSSASGSFLLSGWDPEGRGAGETLAGDPAEVLGERGTAPWVEEEEEEEEGSSPGEDSSSLGGGPSRRGPLPCPLCSREGACSCLPLERGDAVAGWGGHPALGCPHPPEDDSSLRAERGSLADLPMAPPASAPPEFLDPLMGAAAPQYPGRGPPPAPPPPPPPPRAPADPAASPDPPSAVASPGSGLSSPGPKPGDSGYETETPFSPEGAFPGGGAAEEEGVPRPRAPPEPPDPGAPRPPPDPGPLPLTGPREKPTFVVQVSTEQLLMSLREDVTRNLLGEKGATARETGPRKAGRGPGNREKVPGLNRDPTALGNGKQAPSPSLPVNGVTVLENGDQRAPGIEEKAGIEQKAAENGALGSPEREEKVLENGELTPPRREEKVLENGELRSPEAGEKVLVNGGLTPPKSEDKVSENGGLRFPRNTERPPETGPWRAPGPWEKTPESWGPAPTIGEPAPETSLERAPAPSAVASSRNGGETAPGPLGPAPKNGTLEPGTERKAPETGGAPRAPGAGRLDLGSGGRAPVGTGTAPGGGPGSGVDAKAGWVDYTRPQPPPPPLPPPPEAQPRRLEPAPPRARPEVAPEGEPGAPDSRAGGDTAPSGDGDPPKPERKGPEMPRLFLDLGPPQGNSEQIKARLSRLSLALPPLTLTPFPGPGPRRPPWEGADAGAAGGEAGGAGAPGPAEEDGEDEDEDEEEDEEAAASGAAAGPRGPGRARAAPVPVVVSSADADAARPLRGLLKSPRGADEPEDSELERKRKMVSFHGDVTVYLFDQETPTNELSVQGPPEGDTDPSTPPAPPTPPHPATPGDGFPSNDSGFGGSFEWAEDFPLLPPPGPPLCFSRFSVSPALETPGPPARAPDARPAGPVEN; this is encoded by the exons ATGGAGAGGTCCGCGCCCAGGGTGGGAGTCCGCGCTTCCGG CcgccaccacctccacctccctgccaTCCTCGACAAGATGCCTGCCCCCGGCGCCCTCATCCTCCTTGCGGCCGTCTCCGCCTCCGGCTGCCTGGCGTCCCCGGCCCACCCCG ATGGATTCGCCCTGGGCCGGGCTCCTCTGGCTCCTCCCTACGCTGTGGTCCTCATTTCCTGCTCCGGCCTGCTGgccttcatcttcctcctcctcacctgTCTGTGCTGCAAACGGGGCGATGTCGGCTTCAAG gagtttgagaacccTGAAGGGGAGGACTGCTCCGGGGAGTACACTCCCCCTGCGGAGGAGACCTCCTCCTCACAGTCGCTGCCTGATGTCTACATTCTCCCACTGGCTGAGGTCTCCTTACCAATGCCTGCCCCGCAGCCTTCACACTCAG ACATGACCACCCCCCTGGGCCTTAGCCGCCAGCACCTCAGCTACCTGCAGGAGATTGGGAGTGGCTGGTTTGGGAAG GTGATCCTGGGAGAGATTTTCTCCGACTACACCCCTGCCCAGGTGGTGGTGAAGGAGCTCCGAGCCAGCGCAGGGCCCCTGGAGCAACGCAAGTTCATCTCGGAAGCCCAGCCCTACAG GAGCCTGCAGCACCCCAATGTCCTCCAGTGCCTGGGTCTGTGTGTGGAGACACTGCCGTTTCTGCTGATTATGGAGTTCTGTCAACTG GGGGACCTGAAGCGTTACCTCCGAGCCCAGCGGCCCCCCGAGGGCCTGTCTCCTGAGCTACCCCCTCGAGACCTGCGGACGCTGCAGAGGATGGGCCTGGAGATCGCCCGCGGGCTGGCGCACCTGCATTCCCACAACTACGTGCACAG CGACCTGGCCCTGCGCAACTGCCTGCTGACCTCTGACCTGACCGTGCGCATCGGAGACTACGGGCTGGCCCACAGCAACTACAAG GAGGATTACTACCTGACCCCAGAGCGCCTGTGGATCCCGCTGCGCTGGGCGGCGCCTGAGCTCCTCGGGGAGCTCCACGGGACCTTCATGGTGGTGGACCAGAGCCGCGAGAGCAACATCTG gTCCCTGGGGGTGACCCTGTGGGAGCTGTTTGAGTTTGGGGCCCAACCCTACCGCCACCTGTCAGACGAGGAGGTCCTCGCCTTCGTGGTCCGCCAGCAGCACGTGAAGCTGGCCCGGCCGAGGCTCAAGCTGCCCTATGCGGACTACTG GTATGACATCCTTCAGTCCTGCTGGCGGCCACCTGCCCAGCGCCCTTCAGCCTCTGATCTCCAATTGCAGCTCACCTACTTGCTCTCCGAGCGGCCCCCCCggcccccaccgccgccacctCCACCCCGAGATGGTCCTTTCCCCTGGCCCTGGCCCCCTGCACACAGTGCACCTCGCCCGGGGACCCTCTCCTCGCCATTCCCCCTACTGGATGGCTTCCCTGGAGCCGACCCTGATGATGTGCTCACGGTCACCGAGAGCAGCCGCGGCCTCAACCTCGAGTGCCTGTGGGAGAAGGCCCGGCGTGGGGccgggcggggtgggggggcacCTGCCTGGCAGCCGGCGTCGGCCCCCCCGGCCCCCCACGCCAACCCCTCCAACCCGTTCTATGAGGCGCTGTCCACGCCCAGCGTGCTGCCTGTCATCAGTGCCCGCAGCCCCTCTGTGAGCAGCGAGTACTACATCCGCCTGGAGGAGCACGGCTCCCCTCCTGAGCCCCTCTTCCCCAACGACTGGGACCCCCTGGACCCAGGAGTGCCTGCCCCTCAGGCCCCCCAGGCCCCCTCCGAGGTCCCCCAGCTGGTGTCCGAGACCTGGGCCTCCCCCCTCTTCCCTGCACCCCGGCCCTTCCCAGCCCAGTCCTCAGCATCAGGCAGCTTCCTGCTGAGCGGCTGGGACCCCGAGGGCCGGGGCGCCGGGGAGACCCTGGCGGGAGACCCTGCCGAGGTCCTGGGGGAGCGGGGGACCGCCCCGTGggtggaagaagaagaggaggaggaggagggcagctCCCCAGGGGAAGACAGCAGCAGCCTTGGAGGTGGCCCAAGCCGCAGGGGTCCCCTACCCTGTCCTCTGTGCAGCCGCGAGGGGGCCTGCTCCTGCCTGCCACTGGAGCGGGGGGACGCCGTAGCAGGCTGGGGGGGCCACCCTGCTCTTGGCTGCCCCCACCCCCCCGAGGACGACTCCTCGCTGCGGGCAGAGCGGGGTTCCCTGGCCGACTTGCCCATGGCCccccccgcctcggccccccCCGAGTTTCTGGACCCCCTCATGGGGGCGGCGGCGCCCCAGTACCCCGGGCGGGGGCCACCTCCCGCTCCCCCCCCCCCGCCGCCACCTCCTCGGGCCCCCGCGGACCCGGCCGCGTCCCCCGACCCCCCTTCGGCCGTGGCCAGTCCCGGTTCAGGCCTCTCGTCGCCGGGCCCCAAGCCGGGGGACAGCGGCTACGAGACCGAGACCCCTTTTTCCCCCGAGGGAGCCTTCCCAGGTGGGGGGGCGGCCGAGGAGGAAGGGGTCCCTCGGCCGCGGGCTCCCCCCGAGCCACCCGACCCAGGAGCGCCCCGGCCACCTCCAGATCCGGGTCCGCTCCCGCTCACGGGGCCCCGGGAGAAGCCGACCTTCGTGGTTCAAGTGAGCACCGAGCAGCTGCTGATGTCCCTGCGGGAGGATGTGACAAGGAACCTCCTGGGGGAGAAGGGGGCGACAGCCCGGGAGACAGGACCCAGGAAGGCGGGGAGAGGCCCCGGGAACAGAGAGAAAGTCCCGGGCCTGAACAGGGACCCGACAGCCCTGGGCAACGGGAAACAAGCCCCAAGCCCGAGCCTCCCAGTGAACGGGGTGACAGTGCTGGAGAACGGGGACCAGAGAGCCCCGGGCATCGAGGAGAAGGCAGGCATCGAGCAGAAGGCGGCGGAGAATGGGGCCCTGGGGTCCCCcgagagagaagagaaagtgcTGGAGAATGGGGAGCTGACACCCccaaggagggaggagaaagtgCTGGAGAATGGGGAGCTGAGGTCCCCAGAGGCCGGGGAGAAGGTGCTGGTGAATGGGGGCCTGACACCCCCAAAGAGCGAGGACAAGGTGTCAGAGAATGGGGGCCTGAGATTCCCCAGGAACACGGAGAGGCCACCAGAGACTGGGCCTTGGAGAGCCCCAGGGCCCTGGGAGAAGACGCCCGAGAGTTGGGGTCCAGCCCCCACGATCGGGGAGCCAGCCCCAGAGACCTCTCTGGAgagagcccctgcacccagcgcAGTGGCCTCCTCCCGGAACGGCGGGGAGACAGCCCCTGGCCCCCTTGGCCCAGCCCCCAAGAACGGGACGCTGGAACCCGGGACCGAGAGGAAAGCCCCCGAGACTGGGGGGGCGCCGAGAGCCCCAGGGGCTGGGAGGCTGGACCTCGGGAGTGGGGGCCGAGCCCCAGTGGGCACGGGGACGGCCCCCGGCGGCGGCCCCGGAAGCGGCGTGGACGCAAAGGCCGGATGGGTAGACTACACGAGGCCGCAGCCACCACCGCCACCGCTGCCACCGCCACCGGAGGCACAGCCGAGGAGGCTGGAGCCAGCGCCCCCGAGAGCCAGGCCGGAGGTGGCCCCCGAGGGAGAGCCCGGGGCCCCAGACAGCAGGGCCGGCGGAGACACGGCACCCAGCGGAGACGGGGACCCCCCCAAGCCCGAGAGGAAGGGCCCCGAGATGCCACGACTATTCTTGGACTTGGGACCCCCTCAGGGGAACAGCGAGCAGATCAAAG CCAGGCTCTCCCGGCTCTCGCTGGCGCTGCCGCCGCTCACGCTCACGCCGTTCCCGGGGCCGGGCCCGCGGCGGCCCCCGTGGGAGGGCGCGGACGCCGGGGCGGCTGGCGGGGAGGCCGGCGGGGCGGGGGCGCCGGGGCCGGCGGAGGAGGACGGGGAGGACGAGGacgaggacgaggaggaggacgaggaggcgGCGGCGTCGGGCGCGGCGGCGGGGCCGCGGGGCCCCGGGAGGGCGCGAGCAGCCCCGGTGCCCGTCGTGGTGAGCAGCGCCGACGCGGACGCGGCCCGCCCGCTGCGGGGGCTGCTCAAGTCTCCGCGCGGGGCCGACGAGCCAGAGGACAGCGAGCTGGAGAGGAAGCGCAAGATGGTCTCCTTCCACGGGGACGTGACCGTCTACCTCTTCGACCAG GAGACGCCAACCAACGAGCTGAGCGTCCAGGGCCCCCCCGAGGGGGACACGGACCCGTCAACGCCTCCAGCGCCCCCGACGCCTCCCCACCCCGCCACCCCCGGAGATGGGTTTCCCAGCAACGACAGCGGCTTTG GAGGCAGTTTCGAGTGGGCGGAGGatttccccctcctcccccctccagGCCCCCCGCTGTGCTTCTCCCGCTTCTCCGTCTCGCCTGCGCTGGAGACCCCGGGGCCACCCGCCCGGGCCCCCGACGCCCGGCCCGCAG GCCCCGTGGAGAACTGA